Proteins encoded within one genomic window of Planctomycetia bacterium:
- the rplM gene encoding 50S ribosomal protein L13, whose product MKCYLAKPADLNKKWHHINAENQVVGRLAVKIARILCGKHRPEYTPHVDTGDFVVVTNCEKVVLTGNKLDQKVYQHFTGYPGGRKVRPVREILEKKPELVLREAVRRMLPKTNLARNMLTKLKIYSGPKHPHQAQEPVDLKPEATW is encoded by the coding sequence ATGAAATGCTATCTGGCCAAGCCAGCCGACTTGAACAAGAAATGGCATCACATCAATGCCGAGAACCAGGTTGTTGGTCGCCTGGCAGTTAAAATTGCCCGCATACTTTGTGGCAAGCACCGTCCAGAATACACGCCGCATGTCGATACAGGCGATTTTGTCGTGGTGACGAACTGCGAAAAAGTCGTGCTGACTGGCAATAAGTTGGATCAGAAGGTCTACCAGCACTTCACCGGCTATCCCGGTGGTCGCAAGGTACGACCTGTACGCGAAATCCTTGAGAAGAAGCCAGAACTGGTGCTTCGCGAAGCAGTGAGACGCATGCTTCCCAAGACCAATCTGGCTAGAAACATGCTAACCAAACTGAAAATATACTCAGGTCCCAAGCATCCGCATCAGGCGCAGGAACCTGTTGATCTTAAACCCGAAGCAACCTGGTAA
- a CDS encoding helix-turn-helix transcriptional regulator — protein MPDEEHTPLCVLDEDCPLWMMFDLVGDRWTSSVLFVIGDGVKRYSDLQRQIPGVSKKMLTQTLRNLERGGLVSRKVYAVVPPKTEYRLTAVGKSILQPIGALADWAVRHQRELRAIHARQKNAVPH, from the coding sequence ATGCCCGATGAAGAGCACACCCCACTCTGTGTTCTCGATGAAGATTGTCCGCTGTGGATGATGTTCGATCTGGTGGGCGACCGCTGGACTTCGAGCGTACTGTTCGTCATCGGGGATGGGGTGAAGCGGTATAGTGACCTCCAGCGGCAGATCCCCGGCGTGAGCAAGAAGATGCTGACCCAGACGCTCCGCAACCTCGAACGGGGCGGGCTGGTGAGTCGGAAGGTGTACGCCGTCGTGCCGCCGAAGACAGAATACCGGCTGACGGCGGTGGGCAAGAGTATTCTCCAGCCCATCGGGGCACTGGCGGACTGGGCGGTTCGGCACCAGCGGGAGTTGCGGGCGATCCACGCCCGACAGAAAAATGCCGTTCCTCATTAA
- the rplU gene encoding 50S ribosomal protein L21 — protein sequence MYAVFENGSHQYRVSEGEMVQVDFRDGAEPGQEVIFDHVLLVQSNAGTKIGRPYVTGAKIVGEIIDHTSEKLRVVKFKRRKRYRRNKGHRQHYTAVKINQIVE from the coding sequence ATGTACGCTGTGTTTGAGAACGGTTCTCACCAATACCGGGTCAGCGAAGGCGAAATGGTTCAAGTCGATTTCCGCGATGGTGCTGAACCGGGACAAGAAGTGATTTTTGACCATGTCCTGCTGGTACAAAGCAATGCAGGCACCAAGATTGGCCGTCCTTATGTGACCGGCGCCAAGATCGTTGGGGAAATCATCGACCATACTTCTGAGAAACTTCGCGTGGTCAAGTTCAAACGCCGCAAACGCTATCGCCGCAACAAAGGCCATCGTCAGCACTATACTGCTGTGAAAATCAATCAGATTGTTGAATAG
- a CDS encoding sigma-70 family RNA polymerase sigma factor codes for MASESDKILVQDIRKGDAEAWQRLIDRYEGRLLAFARRRLSDRSQAEDIVQETFVGFLNSLPNFDEQRDLQTYLFTIAAHKLTDYLRKLGRHPLQHIPDGQEFFEGKTDHRPRVSSMARSRERVALEEIALTEALNEMLLDWRKQGDFLRIKVLELLFVAGWSNKDVAEFLDIKDQQVANIRFAAVRKITEKIQEAGLPIEVFPGLKQEQEQV; via the coding sequence ATGGCTTCAGAGAGCGATAAAATCCTGGTGCAGGACATCCGAAAAGGCGATGCGGAAGCCTGGCAACGACTGATTGATCGATACGAAGGTCGATTGCTGGCATTTGCCAGGCGCAGACTCAGTGATCGTTCGCAGGCTGAGGATATAGTTCAGGAAACGTTTGTGGGATTCTTGAACAGTTTGCCCAATTTTGATGAACAACGCGATTTGCAGACTTATCTCTTTACGATTGCTGCGCACAAATTAACAGATTACCTGCGAAAGCTGGGCAGGCATCCGCTGCAACATATCCCGGATGGGCAGGAATTCTTTGAAGGAAAGACCGATCATCGTCCTCGTGTTTCCAGCATGGCACGTAGCAGGGAGCGAGTGGCTCTTGAGGAGATTGCGTTAACCGAAGCATTGAATGAAATGCTTCTCGATTGGCGCAAGCAGGGAGATTTCTTGAGGATAAAAGTGCTGGAACTGCTTTTTGTTGCAGGCTGGAGCAATAAAGACGTTGCAGAATTCCTGGACATCAAAGACCAGCAGGTTGCCAACATTCGCTTCGCTGCAGTGAGAAAAATTACCGAAAAGATTCAAGAAGCCGGTCTGCCCATCGAAGTGTTCCCCGGATTGAAGCAAGAGCAGGAACAGGTGTAA
- a CDS encoding isochorismatase family protein, with product MSTEAFTAENSALLLIDHQTGTMKLIKNLPLEVAKRNTLALAKTAKILKIPVVLTSSQEENLQGPLLPELADLLPEAFASRVRRAGIVNAWADPNFKAAVERTGRKHLIMAGVTTDVCLLAGAGMLTGATVAPSPVGADEPKPKTSKPKVVADGEGEKVWALGVKVTVKVKAEDTGGAYSVFEDVIPPGGGPPPHTHSKEDETIYVVEGELVAFLDGKKYEVKAGAWVHMPRGVEHYFKNVSDKPTRMILTYTPGGFEKWFLEVGTPVKDGDSGPPLSTAEDIKKAVNSAAKYGVEFRKK from the coding sequence ATGTCAACTGAAGCGTTCACCGCAGAAAACTCGGCCTTGCTGCTGATCGACCACCAGACCGGCACGATGAAGCTCATCAAGAACCTGCCGCTGGAGGTGGCGAAGCGGAACACCTTAGCCCTTGCGAAGACGGCCAAGATACTCAAGATTCCGGTCGTGCTTACGAGTTCACAGGAGGAGAACTTGCAAGGCCCGCTCCTGCCGGAACTAGCGGACTTGCTGCCCGAAGCGTTCGCCTCACGGGTCCGGCGGGCCGGGATCGTCAACGCATGGGCCGACCCGAACTTCAAGGCGGCGGTCGAGCGGACGGGCCGCAAGCACCTCATCATGGCCGGGGTGACGACCGACGTGTGCCTGCTGGCTGGGGCCGGGATGCTGACCGGGGCGACCGTCGCCCCGTCGCCGGTCGGTGCCGACGAGCCGAAGCCGAAAACCTCGAAGCCGAAGGTCGTAGCGGACGGCGAAGGCGAAAAGGTGTGGGCGTTGGGGGTCAAGGTGACGGTCAAGGTAAAAGCCGAGGACACCGGCGGGGCGTACTCGGTCTTCGAGGACGTGATTCCGCCCGGTGGCGGCCCGCCGCCGCACACTCATTCCAAGGAAGACGAGACGATCTACGTCGTGGAGGGCGAACTGGTGGCTTTCCTCGACGGCAAGAAGTACGAAGTAAAGGCCGGGGCGTGGGTTCACATGCCTCGGGGAGTTGAGCACTACTTCAAGAACGTCAGCGACAAGCCGACGAGAATGATCCTGACCTACACGCCTGGTGGCTTCGAGAAGTGGTTTCTGGAGGTGGGGACGCCGGTGAAGGATGGCGACTCGGGACCGCCGCTTTCCACCGCGGAGGACATCAAGAAGGCGGTTAATTCGGCAGCAAAGTACGGCGTCGAGTTCCGCAAGAAATAA
- a CDS encoding RimK family alpha-L-glutamate ligase — protein MRIGILSGQPGWHVQDLLRAAAELDIKATWLDISQLGSNDNLHSYDALLIRSFPAGSFEQTLFRLSLLYHAKRSGQRIINSPASFEACIDKYATTARLQSAGLPVPKTICCQTIDSAMKAFQELGKDIVIKPLFGSEGKGIFRVTDEDAAWRAFSMLHQMGAVMYLQQYIEHGGYDLRVLVLDGQILGAIRRSHAYDWRTNLARGAKPDVVTLSPEDESLALQATSCVGTIIAGVDILHFQCTHSSYLLEINGVPGWKGFTQATGIDVATLLLKCIKNSL, from the coding sequence ATGCGCATTGGCATTTTATCTGGACAACCCGGCTGGCATGTGCAGGATTTATTACGTGCTGCAGCTGAACTCGACATCAAGGCAACCTGGCTTGATATCAGCCAGCTTGGTTCGAATGATAACTTGCACAGCTATGATGCTTTGCTCATCCGCAGTTTCCCTGCTGGCAGTTTTGAACAGACGCTGTTTCGCCTGTCACTGCTTTACCACGCTAAACGATCTGGCCAGCGAATCATCAACTCCCCTGCCTCGTTTGAAGCCTGCATCGATAAATACGCAACCACGGCCCGACTGCAGTCTGCTGGGCTGCCAGTGCCGAAGACCATCTGCTGTCAAACCATCGATTCAGCCATGAAGGCATTTCAGGAGTTAGGAAAAGATATTGTCATCAAGCCCCTGTTCGGCTCCGAGGGCAAAGGCATCTTTCGAGTCACTGATGAAGATGCAGCCTGGCGGGCTTTCTCCATGCTTCATCAAATGGGTGCTGTCATGTACCTCCAACAGTACATAGAGCATGGCGGCTACGATCTGCGTGTTCTGGTACTCGATGGACAGATTCTAGGTGCTATCAGGCGAAGCCATGCATATGATTGGCGGACTAACCTAGCACGCGGAGCCAAACCAGATGTTGTAACTTTATCCCCGGAAGATGAATCTCTTGCACTGCAAGCCACTTCGTGTGTCGGAACCATTATTGCGGGAGTGGATATTCTGCATTTCCAATGCACTCATTCGAGTTATCTGCTCGAAATCAACGGCGTTCCAGGATGGAAAGGCTTTACACAGGCCACAGGCATAGATGTGGCAACTTTGCTGCTGAAATGCATCAAAAACAGCCTGTAG
- a CDS encoding selenium-binding family protein: protein MNRRDFLAATSASLLGAKIASAAPVENEREKLLYVVALYAGTKINAPDYLATIDADPASPTYAKIIHRLPMPNVGDELHHFGWSACGSCDDPAARHKYMIVPGFQSSRIHVLDMANPREPKIHKVIEPEEVKKKANLSAPHTIHCLADGHIMISMLGDADGNGPGGFLLMSKNFEVLGRWETDSTGMKYNYDFWYQPRHNVMVSSEWSAPNTFKPGFKLEDVPAGKYGQQIHFWDWKARKIIQTINLGNEGLIPLEVRFHHNPDSAQGYVGAALSSTMWHWNKTAEGKWKADKVIVVEPAKDVPGWSFPVPGLITDLLISLDDRFLYFSNWLHGDIRQYDISDPAKPKLVGQVWLGGVIGKTPAIPGIGGGPQMIQLSKDGKRLYVTNSLFSSWDNMFYPKMASEGSWLIQVDCNTEAGGLKVNEKFVIDFGKEPQGPARAHEMRYPGGDCTSDISA, encoded by the coding sequence ATGAATCGTCGTGATTTCCTGGCTGCTACCTCTGCATCTCTACTTGGCGCGAAAATAGCTAGTGCGGCTCCTGTCGAAAATGAACGGGAAAAGCTGTTGTATGTGGTTGCTCTATATGCTGGAACTAAAATCAATGCCCCCGATTACCTGGCAACCATAGACGCCGACCCCGCTTCTCCCACTTATGCAAAGATCATTCATCGTTTGCCGATGCCCAACGTGGGAGATGAACTGCATCATTTTGGATGGTCAGCCTGCGGATCGTGCGATGATCCTGCAGCGCGTCACAAGTACATGATTGTTCCAGGTTTCCAATCAAGCCGGATTCATGTTCTGGATATGGCCAACCCCCGCGAGCCAAAAATACATAAAGTGATTGAGCCGGAAGAGGTAAAGAAGAAAGCAAACCTCTCGGCACCACATACGATTCATTGCCTGGCTGATGGTCACATCATGATTTCCATGCTGGGCGATGCCGATGGAAATGGGCCTGGCGGCTTCCTGTTGATGAGCAAGAATTTCGAAGTGCTGGGCCGCTGGGAAACTGACAGCACCGGCATGAAATACAACTATGACTTCTGGTATCAGCCTCGACATAATGTCATGGTCAGCAGTGAATGGTCGGCACCCAATACCTTTAAGCCGGGTTTCAAGTTGGAGGATGTTCCTGCAGGAAAGTATGGCCAGCAGATTCACTTCTGGGATTGGAAGGCCAGGAAGATCATTCAGACGATCAATCTGGGTAATGAAGGATTGATTCCACTCGAAGTGAGATTCCATCATAATCCAGATAGCGCACAAGGGTACGTCGGTGCAGCATTATCCAGCACCATGTGGCACTGGAACAAAACCGCTGAGGGCAAATGGAAGGCGGACAAGGTGATTGTCGTGGAACCAGCCAAGGATGTGCCTGGCTGGAGCTTCCCTGTGCCAGGCCTGATTACCGATTTGCTGATCTCGCTGGATGATCGCTTCCTCTATTTTTCCAATTGGTTGCACGGCGATATACGACAGTATGATATTTCCGATCCCGCCAAGCCTAAACTCGTCGGTCAGGTCTGGCTGGGTGGTGTGATTGGGAAAACGCCTGCGATTCCAGGCATTGGTGGTGGCCCGCAGATGATTCAGCTCAGCAAGGATGGCAAGAGATTGTATGTCACCAATTCACTGTTCAGCTCCTGGGATAACATGTTTTATCCCAAGATGGCAAGCGAAGGCTCTTGGCTCATCCAAGTCGACTGCAACACTGAGGCTGGCGGCTTAAAAGTGAATGAAAAGTTCGTGATTGATTTTGGCAAAGAGCCACAAGGTCCTGCACGGGCTCATGAAATGCGTTATCCGGGTGGTGATTGTACTTCTGACATCTCTGCTTAA
- the rpsI gene encoding 30S ribosomal protein S9 — translation MATIPNNFVWSTGRRKTSVARVRITDGKGKFTVNDRAIDDFFRIPKDRSRAELPLRVAEMFKKLDVHCNVHGGGTTGQAGAIAQGLARAITKMKKPTEGDAEATPPAEGEASPEKLPVSRRLRKAGLLTRDARMKERKKYGRKGARRSFQFSKR, via the coding sequence ATGGCGACGATTCCCAATAACTTCGTCTGGTCGACAGGTCGACGCAAAACATCGGTAGCCCGTGTCCGCATCACCGATGGTAAAGGCAAATTCACGGTCAATGATCGTGCTATCGATGATTTCTTCCGTATTCCCAAAGACCGCAGCCGTGCTGAACTGCCACTGCGTGTTGCTGAAATGTTTAAAAAGCTCGACGTTCACTGCAATGTACACGGTGGTGGAACTACCGGACAGGCAGGAGCGATTGCACAGGGTCTGGCTCGTGCCATTACCAAGATGAAGAAACCAACCGAAGGTGATGCTGAGGCAACACCTCCGGCTGAAGGTGAAGCATCACCTGAAAAATTGCCAGTGAGCCGAAGGCTCCGCAAAGCTGGCCTCTTGACCCGCGATGCCCGTATGAAGGAACGTAAGAAGTATGGCCGCAAGGGTGCTCGCCGCAGCTTCCAGTTCTCCAAGCGATAA
- a CDS encoding cupin domain-containing protein, with amino-acid sequence MDSNATQPMGGGQLPHVHSREEEGFYVLEDEITVNGERVVATARTFASMPVGTLHSFSNESDSPAKILISVVPAGLKHIFFEVGVPLAEGATTALPSTHDDIEQLRAVAPSYGGQIRVPGHT; translated from the coding sequence ATGGATAGCAATGCCACCCAGCCTATGGGCGGTGGCCAGTTGCCGCACGTCCACAGCCGGGAGGAAGAAGGCTTCTACGTTCTCGAAGACGAGATCACCGTCAACGGCGAGCGAGTCGTCGCCACTGCGAGGACGTTCGCCAGCATGCCGGTCGGGACGCTGCACAGCTTCAGTAACGAGAGCGACAGCCCGGCCAAGATCCTGATTTCGGTTGTCCCTGCCGGCCTGAAACACATTTTCTTCGAGGTCGGGGTACCGCTGGCCGAGGGAGCGACGACTGCCTTACCGTCAACGCATGATGATATCGAGCAGTTGCGGGCGGTTGCCCCGAGCTACGGGGGCCAGATCAGAGTGCCGGGACACACCTGA
- the der gene encoding ribosome biogenesis GTPase Der, with protein sequence MSLPKVAIVGRPNVGKSSLFNWLAGIRISIVEPTPGVTRDRLCTPIELDENCWVELIDTGGMGVIDRDNLTEDVEKQIAVAIREAAIILFVTDARDGIMPLDELVAKKLRLVNKPVLMVVNKCDVDKYESNAQEFRSFGYEPFIMVSAHQGRGRSDLLEAIKEALPKDWDDLAAPTEAELKIAIVGRRNVGKSTFINALANEERVIVSEVAGTTRDSIDVRFERDGKSFVAIDTAGVRRKSSVADSIEFYSLARAERSIRRADVVLLFFDAENTTSVVDKQLVAYIAENHKPAIFVVNKWDLLKKQGKLTGEWGEYLRKTFPALEHVPIAFTTAMHQKNVQMVLNLAQSLFKQAQTRVSTAKLNDVLRRAIERRPPSMRHGKIPKLYYATQTDICPPTIILFTNVHDVFAEPYQRYLLKCMRDELPFTEVPIRFMWRVKGDNALPDVSEDLPAKPRRIHSPPQKKVKAPNKVRSLKKLETEEEMKKKAVRRSSKPAKWKQEEKREDIWRDI encoded by the coding sequence ATGTCATTGCCGAAAGTAGCTATCGTTGGTCGCCCGAATGTGGGCAAATCCTCGCTGTTTAACTGGCTTGCGGGCATCAGAATCAGCATCGTGGAGCCTACGCCCGGCGTTACCCGCGACCGCTTGTGTACGCCCATTGAACTCGATGAGAACTGTTGGGTGGAACTGATCGATACAGGTGGCATGGGGGTAATAGATCGTGATAACCTGACCGAAGATGTCGAAAAGCAGATTGCAGTAGCCATCCGGGAAGCTGCCATCATCTTGTTTGTGACAGATGCAAGGGATGGCATCATGCCGCTGGATGAACTGGTTGCCAAGAAACTGCGGCTTGTGAATAAGCCGGTATTGATGGTTGTCAACAAATGCGATGTGGACAAGTACGAAAGCAACGCACAGGAATTCAGAAGTTTTGGTTACGAACCATTCATCATGGTCAGTGCACACCAGGGCAGGGGAAGGTCAGACCTGCTTGAAGCCATCAAGGAAGCGTTGCCCAAAGATTGGGATGACCTGGCGGCGCCTACTGAAGCAGAACTGAAAATAGCTATCGTTGGTCGCAGGAATGTTGGCAAAAGCACGTTTATCAATGCGCTGGCCAATGAAGAGCGGGTTATTGTCAGTGAAGTCGCTGGTACCACACGCGACAGTATTGATGTCCGTTTTGAACGTGATGGCAAATCGTTTGTCGCCATTGATACCGCGGGCGTTCGCCGGAAATCAAGCGTGGCAGACAGCATTGAATTCTACAGCCTGGCACGCGCGGAGCGGTCCATTCGCCGTGCTGATGTGGTACTCTTGTTCTTCGATGCTGAAAACACTACCAGCGTGGTAGACAAGCAACTGGTGGCTTACATTGCTGAGAATCACAAGCCTGCCATCTTTGTGGTTAACAAATGGGACCTTCTCAAGAAGCAGGGTAAGCTCACAGGTGAGTGGGGAGAATATCTGCGTAAGACATTCCCGGCACTGGAACATGTGCCGATTGCTTTTACCACAGCGATGCACCAGAAGAATGTGCAGATGGTGCTGAACCTGGCCCAATCATTATTCAAGCAGGCACAAACACGTGTCAGCACAGCGAAACTAAATGACGTGTTGCGACGGGCCATCGAACGCAGACCACCCTCCATGCGGCACGGCAAGATTCCAAAATTGTATTACGCGACGCAGACAGATATCTGTCCGCCAACGATAATTTTGTTCACCAATGTACATGATGTGTTTGCTGAGCCTTATCAGCGGTATCTACTCAAATGCATGCGTGATGAATTGCCGTTCACCGAGGTTCCCATCCGATTTATGTGGCGAGTGAAAGGCGATAATGCACTCCCCGATGTCAGTGAGGACCTTCCCGCCAAGCCTCGCCGAATTCACAGTCCTCCACAAAAGAAGGTTAAAGCCCCCAATAAGGTGCGTTCATTGAAGAAACTGGAAACCGAGGAGGAAATGAAGAAAAAGGCGGTTAGGCGATCCAGTAAGCCTGCTAAATGGAAACAGGAAGAAAAGCGAGAAGACATTTGGCGTGATATTTAA
- a CDS encoding redoxin family protein, whose amino-acid sequence MRTWWLYITLAGATTIMGCGLFPKNDSASSQGMSGTRPPPPSDNSNVTSRQAVIAGQVVDTFNQRRGGINLTLQPVDGGESINAISNDQGYFTVSSLVSGKRYRIQAKSQNGGVVSTGSTEATAPNVVVLVKLNDSRTETDAKATGMSGSVGGKHSSIAGADDNQNWSRGNPAATGQGDRLGAAPELKQPPKNTPSSTLSPRLGNPVTTEPTSPASSTPVKQEYITQESKVTPPIMNIRGPGNSIPGEPRSKSEFGSVNYFDFPFYDLDGKPTALSRYRGSLTLVELWNTDCIPCIDAMPELMKIQRAYSSKGLVVVGIAVDEKGKMEDAAAKIRWRTGQKGVDYPLLMEQPGQPAMQVFKCEQYPTLILFDENGRELWRRAGFNPDTKLALEQELKRHLR is encoded by the coding sequence GTGCGTACCTGGTGGCTTTACATAACATTGGCTGGTGCAACTACCATCATGGGATGTGGGCTTTTTCCCAAGAACGACTCTGCATCATCGCAGGGAATGTCTGGCACCAGGCCGCCACCACCCAGTGACAACAGTAATGTAACAAGCCGGCAGGCAGTGATTGCGGGGCAAGTCGTTGACACGTTCAACCAACGGCGGGGTGGCATCAATCTGACTTTACAACCGGTGGATGGTGGCGAATCGATCAATGCCATCTCCAACGATCAAGGCTATTTCACAGTCAGCAGCCTGGTATCAGGCAAGCGGTATCGCATCCAGGCGAAATCTCAGAATGGTGGTGTTGTCAGCACCGGTAGTACTGAAGCTACTGCTCCCAATGTTGTGGTTTTGGTGAAGCTGAACGATTCGAGAACTGAGACTGATGCTAAAGCAACCGGCATGAGTGGTTCTGTTGGAGGTAAGCACAGCAGCATTGCTGGTGCAGATGATAATCAAAACTGGTCGAGGGGGAACCCAGCTGCAACGGGGCAGGGAGATCGACTTGGTGCAGCGCCTGAATTGAAACAGCCTCCGAAGAACACTCCTTCTTCAACGCTGAGTCCACGCTTGGGTAATCCTGTTACGACTGAACCAACCAGTCCTGCATCGTCAACTCCTGTCAAACAGGAATACATTACGCAGGAATCAAAAGTAACTCCGCCGATCATGAACATTCGCGGGCCGGGCAACAGCATACCTGGTGAGCCGAGAAGCAAATCAGAATTTGGAAGCGTGAACTACTTTGACTTCCCGTTCTACGATCTGGATGGCAAACCAACAGCGCTTTCTCGGTACCGAGGCAGTTTGACCCTGGTCGAATTGTGGAATACCGATTGCATTCCCTGTATTGATGCCATGCCGGAATTGATGAAAATTCAACGAGCTTATAGTAGCAAAGGCTTGGTGGTGGTGGGTATTGCTGTCGATGAAAAAGGTAAAATGGAAGATGCTGCAGCAAAAATTCGATGGCGCACAGGTCAAAAGGGAGTCGATTATCCCTTGTTGATGGAACAGCCTGGACAGCCTGCCATGCAGGTTTTCAAATGCGAGCAATATCCCACGCTGATATTGTTTGACGAAAACGGTCGCGAATTGTGGAGGCGGGCAGGTTTCAATCCTGACACCAAGCTTGCATTAGAGCAGGAATTAAAAAGGCATCTCCGCTAA
- a CDS encoding FAD-dependent oxidoreductase, with protein MMHILIIGSGVIGATTAYFLTKAGCKVTLIDQGTFACGASHGNCGYVCPSHVLPLAVPGAVKSTMKAMLAPDSPFSVRPAVNFALWGWLLQFARRCNAKQMMKSATAIHALLQSSRKLYADLFAQETFDANWQTKGILFAFQTKKAHEHYEEINDLLSKEFHVSAKRYDGDEVQRLEPALKPGLAGGWHYENDAHLRPDKLMQAWKHWLLQNKVDVLEHRKLTGLLSEGNTVRGVKTDHGELEGTHVVVATGAWTPMLNEMLQCKVPIQPGKGYSLTMSRPAICPEIPLIFEEHRVAVTPFSDGLRLGSIMEFAGYDASMNPRRVELLRQGASHYLQNPTGETVLEQWWGWRPMTYDSVPIIGPLPAFQNVILATGHSMLGLSLATGTGKLVTEMILQEQPHVDPAPYSVRRFL; from the coding sequence ATGATGCATATTCTCATTATTGGTAGTGGTGTCATAGGGGCAACCACTGCCTATTTTTTGACCAAAGCAGGCTGTAAAGTCACCCTGATCGACCAGGGCACCTTTGCTTGCGGCGCCTCACACGGCAATTGCGGCTACGTCTGCCCCAGCCATGTTTTGCCGCTGGCAGTACCGGGGGCAGTCAAATCGACTATGAAAGCCATGCTCGCCCCGGATTCGCCATTCAGCGTTCGCCCAGCTGTCAACTTTGCCCTTTGGGGCTGGCTGCTACAGTTTGCCAGACGGTGCAATGCCAAGCAGATGATGAAGTCTGCAACAGCCATCCACGCATTGCTGCAATCGTCCAGAAAACTCTATGCCGACCTATTTGCACAGGAAACATTTGACGCCAACTGGCAGACCAAAGGCATTCTTTTTGCATTTCAGACCAAAAAAGCACATGAACACTACGAGGAAATCAATGATCTGCTGAGCAAAGAATTCCATGTTTCAGCAAAGCGCTACGATGGCGATGAAGTTCAGCGACTGGAACCTGCGCTGAAGCCAGGCTTAGCCGGCGGCTGGCATTACGAAAATGATGCACACCTCAGGCCAGACAAGCTCATGCAAGCCTGGAAGCATTGGCTGCTGCAAAATAAGGTGGACGTTCTTGAACACCGCAAGTTGACCGGCTTGCTCTCTGAGGGGAACACCGTCCGTGGGGTCAAGACAGATCATGGTGAACTTGAGGGAACACATGTTGTAGTCGCTACCGGGGCCTGGACACCAATGCTTAATGAAATGCTCCAGTGCAAAGTTCCCATTCAGCCGGGTAAAGGATATTCCTTGACCATGTCTCGCCCTGCCATCTGCCCGGAAATTCCATTGATCTTTGAAGAACATCGCGTAGCAGTAACACCCTTCAGTGATGGCTTACGTCTAGGCTCCATCATGGAATTTGCAGGCTATGATGCCAGCATGAATCCACGCCGAGTGGAACTGTTACGACAAGGTGCCAGTCATTACCTGCAGAACCCCACGGGTGAAACCGTTCTGGAACAATGGTGGGGCTGGAGACCAATGACATACGATAGCGTGCCCATCATCGGTCCGCTGCCTGCCTTTCAGAATGTCATCCTAGCAACAGGCCACAGCATGCTCGGCCTCAGCCTGGCTACAGGTACAGGCAAACTGGTCACGGAGATGATCCTCCAGGAACAGCCACATGTCGATCCAGCCCCCTATTCTGTTCGCCGTTTCCTGTAG